ATGGTCGCCGGCTGGGGTGACGGAGTTCCTGGTGTTCAGTTGAACCGGATGTGTGGCTCCGGTCAACAGGCGCTCAATTTCGCCGCTGGTCAGATACAGTCGGGAATGCACGATGTGCTCATTGCGGGCGGTGTCGAGCACATGTCCCGCGTGCCAATGGGTTCGGACGGTAGTTCCGTTACGGAGAGTTACTTCGAGCAGTTCGATGAACTCACCACACAAGGAGAAGGTGCAGAACGCATCGCCAAACAGTGGGGATTCACCCGGGACGACGTCGATGAAATCGCTGTCGATTCTCAACACCGGTGGGGTGAGGCGTGGGGAGCGGGTCACTACGACTCACAAATTGCGCCTGTCGAAACCGAACTCGACGGAGAGTCCATCACGGTTGAGCAGGACGAACACCCTCGTCCAAGCACCTCGAAAGAGGTGCTCTCGAACCTCCCATTGGTGTTTCGTTCGGACGACGGCGTCATCCACGCAGGCAACTCCTCCGGTATCGTTGATGGCTCGTCAGCACTGTTAGTAGCGAGCGCCGAGACCGCAGCGGAGCACGGCTGGGAACCGATGGCCCGGATCGTCGACAGTCACGTCGTTGGCGTCGATCCCGTCACGATGCTCACCGGACCGATTCCGGCGACACAAGAGATACTCGATCAAAACGACATGACTGTTGACGATATCGACCTGTTCGAAGTGAACGAGGCGTTCGCTTCGGTCATCTGCGCGTGGCTCGAAGAAACCGGTGCAGACTGGGAGCGGACCAACGTCAACGGTGGTGCAATCGCTCACGGGCACCCGCTGGGAGCAACCGGTGCTGCACTCGTGACGAAGCTCGCTCACGAACTCGAACGCACGGGCAAAACGACCGCACTCTCGACGATGTGTATCGGATTCGGACAGGGAATTGCCACCATAATCGAACGGGTCTGAGAGACTGCTACTCATCACGTTCTGTAGAGCGAAGAAATTATCACGTTTCGCAACACCGATCACGCAATGAGCGAGGATGCAGTAGTGCTCGACATCGAGGACGGAATCGCAACCATCACGCTGAACCGTCCCGACACGAGAAACGCACTGAGCGAAGAGGTATCGACCGGTATCGTCGACGCGATACGAACGATTGAGGAGAGCAATGCCCGCGTCGTCGTTATAACGGGAAGCGGCGGCTCGTTCTGCGCTGGAGGAGACATCAATGCAATGGCAGAGCTGATGAGCGGCTCCGCCGAACTGTATGAGGCTGTTCGGCGCATTCATCAGAAGACGAGTCGCGCTATCCAACGCGTCTACGAGTGCCATCTCCCGACGGTTGCGAAAATCGATGGCGCTGCGTTCGGTGCTGGAGCGAATCTCGCAATCGCGTGCGACATTCAACTCGGTAGTGCAGACGCGAAGATCGGATTTGGCTTCCAGCAGGTTGGACTCGCGATTGATACCGGCACGTCGTATCTCCTTCCCCGAGTCGTCGGGATAAACACCGCGAAAGAGCTCGTGTTTACGGGTGAACTCCTTACGGGTGATCGCGCAGAAGAGATCGGACTCATCAATCACGTTTACGAAGAGAACTTCGAAGAACACGCCGCCGACTTTGTCGAACAACTCGCGCAGGGACCGACCATCGCGCTCGAAACCTCAAAGCGCGCGCTCAATCAGGGACTTGAACAGTCGCTCGATCAAGCGCTGACCCGCGAAGCTGCTCATCAGGCCGCTGTCTTCGAAACCAAGGACCACCGTGAAGGCGCAATGGCGTTCATGGAAAAGCGCGATCCCGAGTTTACCGGCGAATAGAACGGATCGCTATTCGGTGTCCGATTACGGGAGCCTTCGAATGAGTTGATCAGATCGTTCCTTACTTGGTCTGCGCTATGCAGTGTTGTCGTTCCGATATCTAAAGAGCAGATTGACACGGGGGGTGACGAGTTAGGTTCCCATCACTTATGCCAGCGGACGCTGAGAGAGATACGTATGGTGTCCAAGCCCGATTTGAGCGGTCGAACCGCATTCATCACAGGAACGACGAGAGGGATCGGCAAACGAATCGCACTCGGTCTCGCAGAAGCCGGTTGTAATATCGTTTCGACTGGGAAGACGGTCGAAGAGGACGGAGATCTCTCGGGAACCATCCATCAGACTGCCCAAGAGTGTGAAGACAACGGAGTTGAGTCACACGCCATTCAGCTAAACCTCCGGGATGAAGATACCGTTTCGGCCGCTGTAGAGGAGGCAATCGACGTCTTCGGTGAGATTGACATTGTCATCAACAACGCGAGCGCCATTCAGCTGTCTCCTGTCGAAAACATGCCCGCGAACCGATTCGATCTGATGACAGATGTCAATGTTCGTGGGACGTATCTCACTTCCCGAGCGTTCATTCCGCATCTGAAGGAGATCGGTGGCGGCCACATTCTGACGAACGCACCACCGGTAACAAAAGACAGATCACCTGGAAGCGCCGCGTATGGGTGGTCGAAACTCGGGATGACGTTCGTTACGCTATCGCTCGCTGGCGAACTCAAATCCGATGGGATTGCAGCCAATGCGTTCTGGCCAGTGACCGCAATCGATACGCGCGCAACGCGATACTTCGGAATGGGAACTGAAGACGACTGGCGCTCGCCCGATATCGTGTCTGATGCGGTGCTCGAGATCCTCCGCCGCGATCCGGAACAGTTCACTGGCAACACCGTCTACGACGAGGATATCCTCCGTGAAGCCGGTGTCGAGGACTTTTCGCAGTATAACATCACAGACGGCGACCCGGCACCGATGTCAGCACAGATGTTCGATCCCGACTACGAACGATCCGATTTCTCACAGTAGATCGTCCGAGTCGTTGTCGTATCTGGTATCCGTTCGAAAAGCCGAAGAATCGAGCGAGCTCGTTTTGCGTTATGAACGTCGGACCTACTTACGTGGCTCGTGAGATCGGCGAGCGTTCTGGTCAGTCAGATTGGTAGATGAAAGTAATTGCACCTTTTATAGCAATATTATTGAGTTAATTATATGAAACCCAATAATGTTTCGATGACATTCCTACAATTCAGAAGATTACAGCACCCACACTCACATTCCGAAAATGGGACCAATGATGATCACATAGTCAGTATCGCCGCTCTATCTAATGTCCCTGTTATGCAGTTAGAATCTATTGTACATACAGTCGATTTTCAGCACGCTAACACCCGATTCACCAGTATTTTATGATAAAATTGCAGTGAAAAACGACAGATATGCAGATATTGGTTAATTTCAGAACCGAAAGCACACATTCCTACGTCGATATCTCCCTCTACAGATTACAGCTGACTACTGCTTTAACCGATACAGTGTAATCAAAATAAGTATAATTAATTCTGTTCAATGAGGTCGGGGAAGGCATCGAACACGTCGAAATCAATCTGAAAATAGCACTCAATCTTTGTAATGTATAATAGAATACTACAGAATCCCCGATCTGTCTGTGTGTGCCGTCGAGCGGCACAAGTCAAACCAGTGCAGATGCGGTTTTTACGAACATCACCTTCCGAACGAAGGCTGACTTCATCACTGCGAACAATTCTCCAGACAGGAGATGGCTGTTTCAGCGATGTTTGTTCACGAGTGGTAAGTGAGGAGAAAACAGTGATAAATTATCCCACGTTCTTTTTATAGATTACATCCATACATCTGTAAAGGTCAAACCAAGACGCATATATCAGCCGAGTTCAGATCTGAAGGTGACTCATACTATCCCAACTTACTTCTGAAACATGGAGAACAACGGAGAGACGCTTGCTCTGTCCGTCGTGTGAATGATCCAATTTCAAAGTACGTCGCGACCGGATGAGAAGACAGCGAGTTAAACAAACCATCTGATTTACCTTAAATCTCAAGGTATCGGGTCCGAAACGTAGAGGAATCACAAGGACAAAGCCATTGAAGGAGCCTCCCTTAAAGAGAAACAATGAGTCAACGGAGGACACAGCTGGAGATCCAGGGGATGAGCTGTGCCAATTGTTCACAGACAATAACGCGAGCCCTACAAGCTCTCGACGGCGTAAGCGAAGCGAACATCAACGCCGCCACGGATGAAGGAACCATCGAATACGACCCCGAAAAGACATCACTCACGGAAATCTACGCAACGATCGAGGACGCAGGATACAGCGCACAGCGTACTTCGACGTCTATCGGGATCATCGATATGACGTGTTCGAACTGCGCCGAAACGAATGAAGCAGCTCTCAAGAACGTCTCCGGAGTTCTCTCAGCTGAGGTCAACTACGCGACCGACGAGGCGACGGTCGCGTACAACCCAGCAAGCGTTACACACCAGCAGCTATACGATGCAATCGAGAACGCCGGCTATTCTCCCATTCGTGATGCGGATGGCTCCAAACGGCGTGACGCCGCACGAAACAAGGAAATCCGTCGGCAACGACGTCTCACGCTGTTCGGAGCAGCGCTCTCCCTTCCGTTGATCGCGTTCCTCGTCGAACGATTCCTGCTCGGTGGGGGCATACTCCCCGAGACGGTTCTTGGAGTCGAGTTTGGCTGGGTTGAATTCCTGCTCGCAACCCCGATACAGGTCGTCCTCGGCTGGTCGTTCTACACGAACTCCTACAACGCGCTCGTCAAGAACAGGACCGCAAATATGGACGTGCTGATCGCGCTCGGCTCCTCGACCGCGTATCTCTACTCGGTTGCGGTTCTGTTGGGGCTGATCGCGGGAAGTCTCTACTTCGATACAGCCGCGCTGATCCTCGTGTTCATCACGCTTGGTAACTATCTCGAAGCCCGCGCGAAGGGGCAAGCTGGCAAGGCGCTCCAGCAGCTCCTCGAAATGGAAGCCGATACTGCAACCATCATCAGCGAGGACGGCTCAGAACAGGAGATTCCACTCGATGCGGTCGAAGTTGGCGATCACATGAAGATCCGACCAGGGGGAAAGATCCCGACAGACGGCATCGTGGTTGACGGACAAAGCGCGGTCGACGAGTCGATGATCACGGGAGAGAGTGTCCCGGTCGAGAAATCTGAGGGAGACGATGTCGTCGGTTCGACCATCAATGAGAACGGTCTGCTCGTCGTCAGAGCGACGAAAGTCGGTGCCGACACAGCGCTCCAACAAATCGTTCAGACAGTGAAAGCAGCACAAAGTCGCCAACCTGACATTCAGAACCTCGCTGACCGCATCTCGGCGTATTTTGTCCCGATCGTGATTGTGAACGCACTGCTGTGGGGTGGTGTGTGGTACGCATTCCCCGCAACACTCGCTAGCATCGTCTCCGCACTGCCGTTGTGGGGACTCGTCGCGGGCGGACCGGTAGCAGCGGGAGGAACCGTCTCCGTCTTCGAGTTCGCGCTAGTGGTTTTCGCCTCAGCTGTCCTGATCGCGTGTCCGTGTGCGCTTGGCCTCGCAACACCCGCGGCAACGATGGTCGGAACGTCGATTGGAGCGCAAAACGGTGTCCTCTTCAAAGGTGGTGACATCCTCGAACGGGCAAAAGACATCGATACAGTGGTGTTCGATAAGACGGGGACGCTGACTGAAGGCGAAATGAAGCTCACTGACGTGGTAGCCTTCGATCCAACCCGAGATGGTGAGACGCCAGTGACTGACGGCGGCGCGCAGATGTTCAAAGAGCCGGTGAATTTCGAGGATCGTGTCATCCGAGTGGCTGCAAGCGCTGAGAGTGGATCGGAACATCCGCTCGCGCAGGCAATCGTCGAGGGAGCTAACGAGCGTGGTCTCGATATCGAATCTCCGAACAATTTCGAGAACGTGCCGGGGCACGGCGTTCGAGCGGCGCTCAGTGCCGGTCAGGCGCTCGTTGGCAACCGCAAGCTCATGCGCGAGAACGATGTTGATCCCTCGCCCGTCGAAGAGGATCTCGAGCGACTCGAAAGCGAGGGAAAGACGGCAATGCTCGTTGCACTCAACGGTGAGCTCATTGGAATCGTGGCCAACGCAGATACAGTGAAAGAGAGCGCAGAAGAGGCTGTAACCGCGCTCATAGAGCGCGGTATCGAGATTCGCATGATCACTGGCGACAACGAGCGTACCGCGCGGGCGGTTGCCGAGGAAGTCGGAATTGATCCCGAGAACGTTCGCGCATCAGTCCTCCCGGAAGAAAAGGCCACCGTCGTCGATGAGATTCAATCGCAGGAAAAGAGAGCGATGATGGTTGGTGATGGCGTCAACGATGCGCCTGCGCTGGCGACGGCCTTCGTCGGGACAGCGATCGGCTCGGGAACCGACGTCGCTATCGAAACGGCAGACATCACCTTGATGCGCGACGATCCACTCGATGTCGTGAAAGCCATCCGTATCTCAGATGGTACGCTCCAGAAGATCACACAGAACCTCTTTTGGGCACTCGGGTACAACACGGCGATGATCCCACTCGCGTCGTTGGGGCTCCTGCAACCGGTACTTGCCGCGGGTGCGATGGCATTTTCGTCGGTCTCGGTGCTGGCAAATAGCCTGCTATTCAGACGCTACTCTCCGGAGCACGACTACGAGCTACTCGGGAGACTTCGATAAGATCCCTTGCTGTGAGCCAACGCAGCAACGGACACACGGTGTCTGTCGGTGTATAGTTCACGTGTGAGTCACTGGAGATGCAGACAACAGTCTGACTGGCAGACACCATTCAATTCATTCGGGGAAGACTTCGAAAAGCTGTTTCTAGAGACTGTGACTGACGTCCACCAACATATCCAGAGCTGTTTCAACCCATTTCTCGTGGGTTCATCATGCCTTCTTTAACGCCCAACGTGATCAGACCCGCGTTGACCGGATAGGCAGCGATGAACCCGACAGACAGGGAGAATGCAAGCGACATCCAGAACAGTGCGCTTCCCATCCCGGCAGTTCCTGCCAACAATAGGTCCGTACCGATCGCCGCAATCTCCATGACCGTGATACTCGGAGTTTCGCTAAGGACTGCATCGGTAGCAGCTTCAACGAAGCTCTCACCTTCTTGCATGAGCGGGCCCACGTTGAGCGCATAACCAAAGAGATACGCAAAGCCAAAGGTGATCAGCACTACCCAGAGCGTACTAACCACGAAGATACCCTGTGCGAGGGTAATACCAATGATCTCGCCCGCGCCACACCCCGAATAACAGTGACTAGTCGAACGCGAACCACGCCGCCAGAACGAATCACGACTGATCTGTGTTCGGCCAGTATACCAGTAGATTGCGAGTCCGAGCGGTCCAGAGTACAGCACGGTCAGCGTCCAGACGAATTTCATCATCGATGGGAGTGCTTGATTGCGTTTCCTAATATCCCACCAGAGAACGACTGTCGATGAGATTACAAGCAGTATCCAGAGTCCGAACACAGCCGGACTCGACAGAACTGGTTTGAGAAGCTCCCTGACTGGTGCGAAGGCCTGTTCGAGTTGTAGACCGATATCGATCAACCATTTCGGTGCTACTGAACGTTGGACTATGTTCGTAAATGCGTGTTGCGGGAGCATTGGTATGAATCGGTGTGGGATTATTCTCTCGACCGTAGCCTTGTCTCGGGAGAGATCGCCGTTGTCTTTGCTAGATTTGGCTGCTTGTTGTGAATCTCGCTTGCCAGTTCAAGCATACTGATAACACGCCCTCTAAATACGTACCAGATCGTGATAGTACGGAAACTATTATTTAGTCGTTGAGGACGTCAACGCTGAGTGTGATCGCAATCACGAGCCGCGTACAAACTCGGCGGGATCGTCCTCGAACACCTGCTTGCAGGTACTCGAACAGAAATAGTACGTTTCACCACCGTAGGTGACACTGAGGCTATCGTCGTCCGTCCGCATCCCACAGATAGGGTCACGGTACTGACCTGGCGCACCGAGCCCACGCCGGTAGACGTAGTAGAGAAAGCCAGAAACGGCGAACGCGATCACGTTGAGATAGAACGTATAGTTGAGTTCGAAATACGTCTGCTCAGTTGCTGTCTGACCCCCTGCGAGGTTCGGAATGATACCAAGCATAGCGAACAGTTGCTCCATGAGAAATCCCACGAACGCCATCGTCACGAAGAACACACAGAGGATGTAGAGCATTACTCTCCAGCCGTAGTACTTGCGATAGACGTTCAAAACGGGAATCGTGATGAGGTCACCATAGACGAATGCAATGACGCCCGCAAAGCCGATCCCACCGCTCCAGAGAGCAACAGCGAACGGGACGTTCCCAATGCTGCCGACAAAGCTGATGACAGCAATCGTCACACCCATGATCGCGTTTTCGGCGGTCACGAGGACGCCCGTTCCCCGAAGAAACAGCGCGTTCCAGACCCGTTGGGGCACGAACACGATGACGAATCCAGCGATGAGAAAGCCCGCGATGATATCACTCCAAATCATCGACCATTCCTTGCGATACTGATTGCCAAGTTTGTACCATCCACCCCAGGACAACAGTTCGTCTTTCCAGTTACCGCTGCTGGCGACCGCCTGCTGGTACGTTTCGAGACACCCTGCAGAACAGAACTTCAGCGTCTCACCGCCGTCGGTCACGAGAGAATACTCATCGGAGCCCTCCATGCCACAGGTTGGATCTTCTGTGATGCCTCGATCGTCTTCGCTCTGATTGAGTTCTTCACGAACCTCCTCGAAGAGGTTTTCGGGAAGTGTTAGGTGAACGATCAGCGCCATCACCGCGATGAGGATGAGGCCACCGAGAAGTTCAGCCACGAGAAACTCCCACCCTAAAAGAATCAGTATCATCAACCCGAGTTCGACGATGAGATTCGTCGAGGCAAACATAAACGCGAGGACGTTCACCACGTGTGCGCCCTTCTTGAATAGTCCTTTACCGATTGCAACAGCACCGAAGCTACAGCCACTACTCGCGGCACCGAACAGCGTTGCCTTCGTGAGTCCACTGAGATTCTCGTCTCCGAGTACCCGCGCCATTCGATCTTTCGAGACGTAGACCTGAACGAAACTCGTAATGATGAGTCCCATAATAATCGCCCATGCGGCAGTCCACAGGAACCCGACGCCGATCCGTAACGATTCGAGAACGCCGTTGACGAGCGTGGATTGCATGTCTGAACAATCAACGCCGTTTGTTTTACCAATTGTTTCTAAAAACATTAAATTACATTTTAGTGGCTTGTTCACACTGTAGAACTCAGAATCGGGAGTGCGATTCTGCACTCGATACATAGTTGAGAAAGTACACGCCCCCTTACCGAACGGTAGACCGGGAACAACGAGCACGATGCATCGATAGAATACCTGTTATCAGACTGTGGCAGAGATCGTTCAGTTAGAATCGATCACTGCGAATCGAGTTCCTCGTAGTGATCGATGATTTCCTTCATGCACCACTGATTGAGTCCCATCGAAGCGAGAGTGAAAACCCCTGTTAAGACCGGTTTCTGCTTATACGCAAAATAGAGGCCGCATAGCATGGTAGGGATACTCAGAGTGTTGAGAATCTGAGGATAGCCACGTCCTACGAGCCGGTTTCCGTCGTTCGTCCAGCGTTCTTCTGCCCGTACGACGTTGTACATCCAATCATCTGATTTCTCAGTCGGCTCTCGAAACACCACCGGATTGACTATCATGAACAGAACGGTTAGTCCAACCATCCGCCACTTACGGTGATAGAGGGCAGCAACGATCACAAACCCAGCGAACAATCGACTCCAGCCACTTTTTGGATTGGAGTGGCGAGCCCACACAGTCTCCATATCGAGTGTTCCAGTCTTTTCTTCGTTCATCAGTATCATCTCTGGAATAGTAGTCTATTGACTACCAGTATAAATCATCACTAGTGTCGAACATCTATAGTGATGAACTGACAAATCCTCGCTGTCACAACCAAAGCAGGACGTCGAAGAAAGAGCAATGAAACGTATAGAGCAATCGAAAACTCTCTCGTAGCTAGTAGGTTGTGTAGAGGCTCGGGAGAGAATTTTCAGGGCCATACTAAAGCTTGAATGCTCAAATGATGCAACAGTATGATTCGACGTGGTGTGATTTGAAGAAATAAGTAGTAACTCATAGTAGAGCAGTTGATGTTTCAGAGTAGCTGAAACTGTGAACGAGGCGTCCAGCAACGACATTGAGTCAAATGGCCTTGATCATTCAACCGAGGGTGAATATGGGCCATTGAGTGTGTGTATCCTCTGAATAGTCATTTTTTGAACTCACTCTACTCAGGCGGGTAGCTGAATTCTCCGATCATCCCCCACCATACATAGTACCATCAAATAGCGAGTCGAATAATAGTAGAAATTCTGATTTGATATGGGCAATTACTTACAACGAATATATGTGTTCGAACCCATGTCACAGTGATCAAAACTATCCCACGTCTCCTATCTGTTACACTCATAGATACCTAGTAATACAATATTAAAATTATAGCCAGAAAGAAAGTGACATGGCGATAAACATGGAAATACAAAGCAAGAAACGGAATTACAGCAGTACTGCTGTAACTACCTTAGTGAGACAGGAAGGCACAGTGCGATAGTATGATTTTTAGCTATAGAACAGAGGCGTTTTCTCAGGAAGAGCTTCGATATTCAACCAGTTGTCTCGATGCATTTTTGGTGAATGTACCACTCGATTAGAGCCGCCTCAAACCAACAGCGACTGACGCGATTCGAAAGTAACACACAATGGACGGTAGCCGACGTAGTGAATCAGCTGTGTCCGTCCATCTCAAGCGAACAGATAAACGAATAAACTGCGTTAACTATTAGTGAACGCCCTTTGAGAAACGTTGACACCAATATAGTATTTGTGACACATTGTCTACAATACTTGTCCAGATAGTCTAATTTAGACAGCAGATGCGACAGTCATTGTAAAACAGAAATTCGTATTAGCGAACGATTATGCCGTTCTGATTTCCTTTTCAATGCTCTTTGCAGCGGAGATCACCAGCCCAACGACATCCTCTTCTAGGCGCTTGCCGGACATATACTGAACAGTACCGGTCACACTCACCGATCCTATCGGAGACCCACCGCTATCAAGAACCGGTGACGCGACACTCTGGATACCCTCAACGAACTCTTCACGGTCGAATACGATTCGCGTATCACGTACCGACTGCAGTTCCGCTTTGAGTTCTGAGCGATCGGTGATCGTCTTATCCGTGAACGTTGGCAGACCGGTCTTCTCGATAATACGGTCTTGTTCTTCGGCATCGAGAAAAGCGAAGATTGCCTTACCCCCAGCAGTTGCGTGAATCGGCGCGACTTTTCCCTCAGATCGTTCTACAGAATCATCTCCGTCTGGCGTGATTTGAAGCGCATAGACCGCGTGGTCGTTCTCTCGGGCTACGAAATGTGTTGTGTTTCCCGTGGTTTCTGCAAGTTGGGTTACGACACTTTTTAAGACCTCAAGCGGAAGTCTGTCGTAAGCTTGTCTTCCAAGTAGCAAAAATCGAAGACTGAGATAGTAGTCATCACCCTGCCGGACGAGATATCCAAGCCGCAAGAGCGTCTGAACGTGCTTATAGACGGCACTCTTCGAGAGATTGACGTTCCGGGCGAGTTCGCTGATGCCAGCACTGCCGTTGGACTGAATCTGCTCAATAATCGCAAAACACGTCTCGGTCGACTGTATCGAGGGTTTGCTTTGTGTCATGATGGCACAATGCATTGTGTAGTTAAAAATCGTTCGCTATTAGTAAACGGCTTGAGCGATA
The nucleotide sequence above comes from Halocatena marina. Encoded proteins:
- a CDS encoding IclR family transcriptional regulator, translating into MTQSKPSIQSTETCFAIIEQIQSNGSAGISELARNVNLSKSAVYKHVQTLLRLGYLVRQGDDYYLSLRFLLLGRQAYDRLPLEVLKSVVTQLAETTGNTTHFVARENDHAVYALQITPDGDDSVERSEGKVAPIHATAGGKAIFAFLDAEEQDRIIEKTGLPTFTDKTITDRSELKAELQSVRDTRIVFDREEFVEGIQSVASPVLDSGGSPIGSVSVTGTVQYMSGKRLEEDVVGLVISAAKSIEKEIRTA
- a CDS encoding heavy metal translocating P-type ATPase: MSQRRTQLEIQGMSCANCSQTITRALQALDGVSEANINAATDEGTIEYDPEKTSLTEIYATIEDAGYSAQRTSTSIGIIDMTCSNCAETNEAALKNVSGVLSAEVNYATDEATVAYNPASVTHQQLYDAIENAGYSPIRDADGSKRRDAARNKEIRRQRRLTLFGAALSLPLIAFLVERFLLGGGILPETVLGVEFGWVEFLLATPIQVVLGWSFYTNSYNALVKNRTANMDVLIALGSSTAYLYSVAVLLGLIAGSLYFDTAALILVFITLGNYLEARAKGQAGKALQQLLEMEADTATIISEDGSEQEIPLDAVEVGDHMKIRPGGKIPTDGIVVDGQSAVDESMITGESVPVEKSEGDDVVGSTINENGLLVVRATKVGADTALQQIVQTVKAAQSRQPDIQNLADRISAYFVPIVIVNALLWGGVWYAFPATLASIVSALPLWGLVAGGPVAAGGTVSVFEFALVVFASAVLIACPCALGLATPAATMVGTSIGAQNGVLFKGGDILERAKDIDTVVFDKTGTLTEGEMKLTDVVAFDPTRDGETPVTDGGAQMFKEPVNFEDRVIRVAASAESGSEHPLAQAIVEGANERGLDIESPNNFENVPGHGVRAALSAGQALVGNRKLMRENDVDPSPVEEDLERLESEGKTAMLVALNGELIGIVANADTVKESAEEAVTALIERGIEIRMITGDNERTARAVAEEVGIDPENVRASVLPEEKATVVDEIQSQEKRAMMVGDGVNDAPALATAFVGTAIGSGTDVAIETADITLMRDDPLDVVKAIRISDGTLQKITQNLFWALGYNTAMIPLASLGLLQPVLAAGAMAFSSVSVLANSLLFRRYSPEHDYELLGRLR
- a CDS encoding enoyl-CoA hydratase/isomerase family protein encodes the protein MSEDAVVLDIEDGIATITLNRPDTRNALSEEVSTGIVDAIRTIEESNARVVVITGSGGSFCAGGDINAMAELMSGSAELYEAVRRIHQKTSRAIQRVYECHLPTVAKIDGAAFGAGANLAIACDIQLGSADAKIGFGFQQVGLAIDTGTSYLLPRVVGINTAKELVFTGELLTGDRAEEIGLINHVYEENFEEHAADFVEQLAQGPTIALETSKRALNQGLEQSLDQALTREAAHQAAVFETKDHREGAMAFMEKRDPEFTGE
- a CDS encoding permease gives rise to the protein MQSTLVNGVLESLRIGVGFLWTAAWAIIMGLIITSFVQVYVSKDRMARVLGDENLSGLTKATLFGAASSGCSFGAVAIGKGLFKKGAHVVNVLAFMFASTNLIVELGLMILILLGWEFLVAELLGGLILIAVMALIVHLTLPENLFEEVREELNQSEDDRGITEDPTCGMEGSDEYSLVTDGGETLKFCSAGCLETYQQAVASSGNWKDELLSWGGWYKLGNQYRKEWSMIWSDIIAGFLIAGFVIVFVPQRVWNALFLRGTGVLVTAENAIMGVTIAVISFVGSIGNVPFAVALWSGGIGFAGVIAFVYGDLITIPVLNVYRKYYGWRVMLYILCVFFVTMAFVGFLMEQLFAMLGIIPNLAGGQTATEQTYFELNYTFYLNVIAFAVSGFLYYVYRRGLGAPGQYRDPICGMRTDDDSLSVTYGGETYYFCSSTCKQVFEDDPAEFVRGS
- a CDS encoding DUF6653 family protein; this translates as MNEEKTGTLDMETVWARHSNPKSGWSRLFAGFVIVAALYHRKWRMVGLTVLFMIVNPVVFREPTEKSDDWMYNVVRAEERWTNDGNRLVGRGYPQILNTLSIPTMLCGLYFAYKQKPVLTGVFTLASMGLNQWCMKEIIDHYEELDSQ
- a CDS encoding thiolase family protein, with product MQEAVIIDGVRTPFGKQNGAFSDTHPQDLAAEPLLALEERAGFDPEVIEDVIYGCVTPIDEQGLNIARLAPMVAGWGDGVPGVQLNRMCGSGQQALNFAAGQIQSGMHDVLIAGGVEHMSRVPMGSDGSSVTESYFEQFDELTTQGEGAERIAKQWGFTRDDVDEIAVDSQHRWGEAWGAGHYDSQIAPVETELDGESITVEQDEHPRPSTSKEVLSNLPLVFRSDDGVIHAGNSSGIVDGSSALLVASAETAAEHGWEPMARIVDSHVVGVDPVTMLTGPIPATQEILDQNDMTVDDIDLFEVNEAFASVICAWLEETGADWERTNVNGGAIAHGHPLGATGAALVTKLAHELERTGKTTALSTMCIGFGQGIATIIERV
- a CDS encoding DUF4396 domain-containing protein, whose protein sequence is MLPQHAFTNIVQRSVAPKWLIDIGLQLEQAFAPVRELLKPVLSSPAVFGLWILLVISSTVVLWWDIRKRNQALPSMMKFVWTLTVLYSGPLGLAIYWYTGRTQISRDSFWRRGSRSTSHCYSGCGAGEIIGITLAQGIFVVSTLWVVLITFGFAYLFGYALNVGPLMQEGESFVEAATDAVLSETPSITVMEIAAIGTDLLLAGTAGMGSALFWMSLAFSLSVGFIAAYPVNAGLITLGVKEGMMNPREMG
- a CDS encoding NAD(P)-dependent oxidoreductase — translated: MVSKPDLSGRTAFITGTTRGIGKRIALGLAEAGCNIVSTGKTVEEDGDLSGTIHQTAQECEDNGVESHAIQLNLRDEDTVSAAVEEAIDVFGEIDIVINNASAIQLSPVENMPANRFDLMTDVNVRGTYLTSRAFIPHLKEIGGGHILTNAPPVTKDRSPGSAAYGWSKLGMTFVTLSLAGELKSDGIAANAFWPVTAIDTRATRYFGMGTEDDWRSPDIVSDAVLEILRRDPEQFTGNTVYDEDILREAGVEDFSQYNITDGDPAPMSAQMFDPDYERSDFSQ